In Arthrobacter sp. QXT-31, one genomic interval encodes:
- a CDS encoding lipid II:glycine glycyltransferase FemX, translated as MREFTARFATSEEVANWDSHVTANPNGGNLLQSEAFAEVKQHFGWKTLHLVYETADYTSYNLVLEKSFPVLGKLWYLIKGPDVAGVEDIPGIAAANAEFVRRARLGVFAIKIEPDIILSDAARSVIEGAGLVKTHNLQPNDSTALLDISPEENQLLRNLHSRGRNAIRRAIREGVEVHNVDPSEENFKAMYALMTDTVQAKSQVRVREYEYYRQFWTNFIKRGQGRLMFVYENGVPSVGAFVINYGRKGTYKDGGSLQKRSQYGDSHLVQWTAINQLKELGCTEYDFCGTPPSDKLKDTSNPFHGLGLFKTSFSKTVTDFVGCYDQVISPLKYKAWIAAGERVARQLYTRRTGQQFY; from the coding sequence TTGCGAGAATTCACTGCCCGCTTTGCCACCTCCGAAGAGGTTGCCAACTGGGACTCCCACGTCACCGCGAATCCGAACGGCGGAAACCTGCTGCAGTCAGAGGCCTTCGCCGAGGTCAAGCAGCACTTCGGCTGGAAGACCCTGCACCTCGTTTACGAGACGGCCGACTACACGAGCTACAACCTGGTGCTGGAAAAGAGCTTCCCGGTGCTGGGCAAGCTCTGGTACCTCATCAAGGGACCGGACGTGGCCGGCGTCGAGGACATTCCGGGCATCGCCGCGGCGAACGCCGAGTTCGTCAGGCGCGCACGGCTCGGCGTGTTCGCCATCAAGATCGAGCCGGACATCATCCTCAGCGACGCCGCGCGCTCCGTCATCGAGGGGGCCGGCCTGGTCAAGACGCATAACCTGCAGCCCAACGACTCCACGGCCCTGCTGGACATCTCCCCGGAGGAGAACCAGCTGCTCCGCAACCTCCACTCCCGGGGACGCAACGCCATCCGCCGCGCCATCCGCGAGGGCGTCGAGGTGCACAACGTGGACCCCAGCGAGGAAAACTTCAAGGCCATGTACGCCCTGATGACCGACACGGTCCAGGCGAAGTCGCAGGTCCGCGTCCGCGAATACGAGTACTACCGCCAGTTCTGGACCAACTTCATCAAGCGCGGCCAGGGCCGGCTCATGTTCGTGTACGAGAACGGCGTTCCCTCCGTGGGTGCCTTCGTCATCAACTACGGACGCAAGGGCACGTACAAGGACGGCGGATCCCTGCAGAAGCGCAGCCAGTACGGCGATTCGCACCTGGTGCAGTGGACCGCCATCAACCAGCTGAAGGAGCTGGGCTGCACGGAATACGACTTCTGTGGAACGCCGCCCAGCGACAAGCTGAAGGACACGTCGAATCCCTTCCACGGGCTGGGGCTTTTCAAGACCAGTTTCAGCAAGACCGTCACGGACTTTGTGGGCTGCTATGACCAGGTCATCAGCCCGCTGAAATACAAGGCATGGATTGCTGCCGGCGAACGCGTGGCCCGGCAGCTGTACACCCGCCGCACCGGGCAACAGTTCTACTGA
- a CDS encoding TspO/MBR family protein: protein MGSRDSAPAAGAGTDGKRTGGGAQPEPRRTAVDLAALVGFLAASALVAWLGSQATITNVTGWYAVADKAPWSPPNWVFGPVWTMLYTAMAVAAWLVWRSRSPNRRAALTVYGMQLALNLAWTPVFFGLYPVWGAAALWLALGIIGALALAVAACVLLFGPIRRTAGLLMLPYLSWVVFASSLNLWAAANN, encoded by the coding sequence ATGGGCAGCAGGGACAGCGCACCGGCCGCGGGAGCCGGAACAGACGGCAAACGCACGGGTGGCGGCGCGCAGCCTGAGCCGCGGCGCACCGCCGTCGACCTGGCCGCACTCGTGGGGTTCCTGGCGGCCTCCGCCCTCGTGGCCTGGCTCGGTTCGCAGGCAACCATCACCAACGTCACCGGCTGGTACGCGGTGGCCGACAAGGCGCCGTGGTCCCCGCCCAACTGGGTGTTCGGTCCGGTCTGGACCATGCTGTACACGGCCATGGCCGTGGCGGCCTGGCTCGTCTGGCGCAGCCGCAGCCCGAACCGCAGGGCTGCGCTCACCGTCTACGGCATGCAGCTTGCCCTCAACCTGGCCTGGACGCCCGTGTTCTTCGGGCTTTATCCGGTGTGGGGTGCGGCCGCGCTCTGGCTGGCGCTGGGCATTATCGGTGCGCTGGCGCTGGCTGTGGCCGCCTGCGTGCTGCTGTTCGGGCCGATCCGCCGCACGGCCGGCCTGCTGATGCTGCCGTACCTGTCGTGGGTCGTCTTTGCCTCGAGCCTGAATCTCTGGGCCGCCGCCAACAACTAG
- a CDS encoding L-serine ammonia-lyase, with amino-acid sequence MAVGVFDLFSIGIGPSSSHTVGPMRAAAVFAGELKAGGKLDSVASLRVDLYGSLAATGHGHGTMTAILLGLEGFHPELILPDEVEERLASIAETGILNLAGSVPLPYGVKDMVLRPLTVLPRHTNGMTFAVSDAEGTVLHEATFFSVGGGFIVREGEEDAAQQELDESKKVLPLPFRTAAELLEHCRAQGLSIADIMLINECASRSEAEIREGLLHIYSVMEGCVDVSLKREGLLPGGLKVRRRAPDWHERLLKEGRDHGGDYHDPRYWQEWVNLIALAVNEENASGGRVVTAPTNGAAGIIPAVLYYALHFAPGMDKATQEDRDDVVVRFLLTAGAIGVLYKEQASISGAEVGCQGEVGSASSMAAAGLAEVMGGTPAQVENAAEIAMEHNLGLTCDPIGGLVQVPCIERNAIAAAKAINAAKMALWGDGSHRVSLDEVIVTMRETGKDMSSKYKETAMGGLAVNVVEC; translated from the coding sequence ATGGCCGTTGGAGTCTTTGATCTCTTTTCCATTGGGATCGGACCCTCGAGTTCCCACACCGTGGGTCCGATGCGTGCCGCTGCCGTTTTCGCCGGGGAGCTGAAAGCTGGCGGGAAGCTGGACAGCGTGGCCTCGCTGCGGGTGGACCTGTACGGCTCGCTTGCGGCCACCGGGCACGGGCATGGCACCATGACAGCGATCCTGCTGGGCCTGGAGGGGTTTCACCCGGAGCTGATCCTGCCTGATGAGGTTGAGGAGCGGCTGGCGTCGATCGCGGAGACTGGAATCCTGAACCTGGCCGGCTCTGTGCCCCTGCCTTACGGCGTGAAGGACATGGTCCTGCGCCCGCTCACCGTTCTGCCGCGGCACACCAACGGCATGACCTTCGCGGTGTCCGACGCCGAGGGGACGGTGCTTCACGAGGCGACGTTCTTCTCGGTCGGCGGCGGGTTCATTGTCCGTGAGGGCGAGGAGGACGCTGCACAGCAGGAGCTCGACGAGTCGAAGAAGGTACTGCCGCTGCCGTTCCGGACCGCCGCCGAGCTGCTGGAACATTGCCGTGCCCAGGGCCTCTCCATCGCCGACATCATGCTGATCAACGAGTGCGCCTCGCGCTCCGAGGCGGAAATCCGGGAGGGCCTGCTCCACATCTACTCCGTGATGGAGGGCTGCGTGGACGTCAGCCTGAAGCGGGAGGGGCTGCTGCCCGGCGGACTGAAGGTCCGCCGTCGTGCCCCTGACTGGCACGAGCGCCTGCTGAAGGAAGGCCGTGACCACGGAGGGGACTATCACGATCCCAGGTACTGGCAGGAGTGGGTGAACCTGATTGCCCTGGCGGTCAACGAGGAGAACGCGTCGGGCGGTCGCGTGGTCACCGCTCCGACGAACGGTGCGGCGGGCATCATTCCGGCCGTGCTGTACTACGCGCTGCACTTCGCGCCGGGCATGGACAAGGCTACCCAGGAAGACCGCGACGACGTGGTGGTCCGTTTCCTGCTGACCGCGGGTGCGATCGGGGTGCTCTATAAGGAACAGGCGTCCATCTCCGGCGCGGAGGTGGGCTGCCAGGGCGAGGTGGGATCGGCGTCGTCGATGGCGGCCGCCGGGCTCGCCGAGGTCATGGGCGGCACACCGGCGCAGGTGGAGAACGCGGCCGAAATCGCGATGGAGCACAATCTGGGCCTGACGTGTGATCCGATCGGCGGGCTGGTCCAGGTGCCGTGCATCGAACGGAACGCGATCGCGGCGGCGAAAGCGATCAATGCGGCGAAGATGGCGCTGTGGGGTGACGGTTCGCACCGGGTCTCATTGGACGAGGTCATCGTGACCATGCGCGAGACCGGCAAGGACATGAGCTCCAAATACAAGGAAACCGCGATGGGCGGCCTCGCCGTCAACGTCGTCGAGTGCTGA
- the glyA gene encoding serine hydroxymethyltransferase gives MSGAGAAGTETVAFEQVVSPSLNADLAELDPEIAVKIDDELGRQRSGLEMIASENHTAAAVMQAQGSVLTNKYAEGYPGKRYYGGCEHVDVIEQLAIDRVKALFGAEYANVQPHSGAQANASVMHALIKPGDTIMGLNLAHGGHLTHGMRINFSGKLYNVVPYQVREDDHRIDMAEVERLAQEHKPQLIVAGWSAYARQLDFAEFRRIADSVGAYLMVDMAHFAGLVAAGLHPSPVPHAHVTTSTTHKTLAGPRGGIILTNDADVAKKINSAVFPGQQGGPLEHVIAGKAVAFKIAASAEFKERQERVLAGARILAERLVQPDVTAKGISVVSGGTDVHLVLVDLRNCELDGQQAEDRLAAIDITVNRNAVPFDPRPPMVTSGLRIGTPALATRGFGEAAFAEVADIIAEALTADAGADLSGLRNRVEALAEAHPLYPGVANLA, from the coding sequence GTGAGCGGCGCAGGTGCCGCAGGCACAGAAACAGTTGCGTTTGAGCAGGTTGTGTCGCCGAGCCTGAACGCTGACCTCGCGGAGCTGGATCCGGAGATCGCGGTGAAGATCGATGACGAACTTGGCCGCCAGCGCTCCGGTCTGGAGATGATCGCGTCGGAGAACCACACTGCGGCTGCGGTGATGCAGGCGCAGGGTTCGGTGCTGACCAACAAGTACGCCGAGGGCTACCCGGGCAAGCGGTACTACGGCGGCTGCGAGCACGTTGACGTGATCGAGCAGCTTGCCATCGACCGGGTCAAGGCCCTGTTCGGTGCCGAATACGCGAACGTGCAGCCGCACTCCGGTGCGCAGGCGAACGCCTCGGTGATGCACGCGCTGATCAAGCCGGGCGACACCATCATGGGCCTGAACCTGGCCCACGGCGGGCACCTGACCCACGGTATGCGCATCAACTTCTCCGGCAAGCTGTACAACGTGGTCCCGTACCAGGTCCGTGAAGATGACCACCGGATCGACATGGCCGAGGTGGAGCGCCTGGCCCAGGAGCACAAGCCGCAGCTCATCGTGGCCGGCTGGTCCGCGTACGCCCGGCAGCTGGACTTCGCCGAGTTCCGCCGGATCGCCGATTCCGTGGGCGCCTACCTGATGGTGGACATGGCGCACTTCGCGGGCCTTGTCGCTGCGGGGCTGCACCCGTCCCCGGTGCCGCACGCGCATGTCACCACGTCCACCACGCACAAGACCCTGGCCGGTCCGCGCGGCGGGATCATCCTGACCAACGACGCCGACGTCGCCAAGAAGATCAACTCGGCGGTGTTCCCCGGCCAGCAGGGTGGGCCGCTGGAGCACGTGATCGCGGGCAAGGCCGTGGCCTTCAAAATCGCCGCGTCCGCGGAGTTCAAGGAGCGCCAGGAGCGCGTGCTCGCCGGTGCCCGGATCCTGGCCGAGCGCCTGGTCCAGCCCGATGTGACCGCGAAGGGCATCTCCGTGGTCTCCGGCGGAACGGACGTGCACCTGGTCCTGGTGGACCTGCGGAACTGTGAGCTCGACGGGCAGCAGGCCGAGGACCGCCTCGCCGCCATCGACATCACCGTGAACCGCAACGCCGTGCCGTTCGATCCGCGCCCGCCGATGGTCACCTCCGGCCTGCGCATCGGTACCCCGGCCCTGGCCACCCGCGGTTTCGGCGAAGCCGCCTTCGCCGAGGTGGCGGACATCATCGCAGAGGCACTGACCGCCGACGCCGGCGCGGACCTCTCCGGACTGCGTAACCGGGTAGAGGCCCTGGCCGAAGCCCATCCCCTCTACCCGGGCGTCGCAAACCTCGCCTGA
- the gcvH gene encoding glycine cleavage system protein GcvH: MAKVAAELQYSAEHEWVSRGDGNVVSIGISAVATDALGDIVYVDLPEVGSAVTAGETCGEVESTKSVSDLYAPVTGEVVEINDDVVSDPALINSDPYGAGWLFKVAAESEGPLLSAEEYASTNGGEL; encoded by the coding sequence ATGGCAAAAGTTGCCGCTGAACTGCAGTATTCCGCCGAGCATGAATGGGTTTCCCGCGGGGACGGGAATGTGGTGTCCATTGGCATTTCCGCCGTGGCCACTGACGCCCTCGGCGACATCGTTTACGTTGACCTGCCCGAGGTCGGCTCGGCCGTGACCGCGGGGGAGACCTGCGGCGAGGTGGAGTCGACGAAGTCGGTCTCTGACCTGTACGCCCCGGTCACCGGTGAGGTAGTCGAGATCAATGACGACGTCGTTTCCGATCCCGCGCTGATCAACAGCGACCCGTACGGTGCGGGCTGGTTGTTCAAGGTGGCCGCTGAGTCCGAGGGGCCGCTGCTGTCGGCCGAGGAGTACGCGTCCACGAACGGCGGCGAGCTGTGA
- the gcvT gene encoding glycine cleavage system aminomethyltransferase GcvT codes for MTENYTALYEEHKKLGASFTDFGGWQMPLKYGSELAEHHAVRNAAGIFDLSHMGEVWVTGPEAAAFLDYALAGKISAMAVGKAKYSLICNEDGGIIDDLIVYRRPSDIEDSDRFLVVPNAGNAKVVAQALAQRAAGFNAVVEDVSAETSLVAVQGPKAEEILLRLVPAAQHELVTGLKYYAAVEVPFLVGGASRNLLLARTGYTGEDGFEIFVENEGAAALWQSIVAIADEGELTPAGLASRDSLRLEAGMPLYGNELSLEGDPFAAGLGPVVALSKEGDFVGKAALAAKKEAGAGSATGRKLVGLKGLGRRAGRGHYPVLKDGNVVGEVTSGQPSPTLGYPVAMAYVDVAYAEPGTALDIDLRGKAEPFEVVALPFYKRSK; via the coding sequence ATGACTGAGAACTACACCGCCCTTTACGAGGAGCACAAGAAGCTTGGCGCCTCCTTCACCGACTTCGGCGGCTGGCAGATGCCCCTGAAGTACGGCTCCGAACTGGCCGAGCACCACGCCGTCCGCAATGCGGCCGGCATCTTCGACCTCTCCCACATGGGCGAAGTCTGGGTGACCGGCCCGGAGGCCGCAGCCTTCCTGGACTACGCCCTGGCCGGCAAGATTTCCGCCATGGCCGTCGGCAAGGCCAAGTACTCCCTGATCTGCAACGAGGACGGCGGCATCATCGACGACCTCATCGTGTACCGGCGGCCCTCTGACATTGAGGACAGCGACAGGTTCCTCGTGGTCCCGAACGCCGGCAACGCCAAGGTCGTGGCCCAGGCACTGGCGCAGCGGGCTGCCGGCTTCAACGCCGTTGTCGAAGACGTCTCCGCTGAGACGTCGCTGGTCGCCGTGCAGGGTCCCAAGGCCGAGGAGATCCTCCTGCGCCTGGTCCCGGCCGCCCAGCACGAGCTGGTCACCGGGCTGAAGTACTACGCCGCCGTCGAGGTCCCCTTCCTGGTGGGCGGTGCCAGCCGGAACCTGCTGCTGGCCCGCACCGGTTACACCGGTGAGGACGGCTTCGAGATCTTCGTGGAGAACGAAGGCGCCGCCGCCCTCTGGCAGTCGATCGTCGCCATCGCGGACGAGGGTGAGCTGACGCCTGCCGGTCTTGCCTCCCGTGATTCACTCCGCCTGGAGGCCGGCATGCCGCTCTACGGCAACGAGCTTTCCCTCGAGGGCGACCCGTTCGCCGCCGGCCTCGGCCCCGTCGTCGCGCTGTCCAAGGAAGGCGACTTCGTGGGCAAGGCCGCGCTGGCAGCCAAGAAGGAAGCCGGAGCAGGCTCCGCCACGGGCCGCAAGCTCGTGGGCCTCAAGGGCCTGGGCCGCCGCGCCGGCCGCGGGCACTACCCGGTCCTCAAGGACGGCAACGTCGTCGGTGAAGTGACCTCCGGCCAGCCCAGCCCCACCCTCGGCTACCCGGTCGCCATGGCCTACGTCGACGTCGCCTACGCCGAACCCGGCACGGCACTGGACATCGACCTGCGGGGCAAGGCGGAGCCGTTCGAAGTCGTCGCACTGCCTTTCTACAAGCGCTCAAAGTAG
- the gcvP gene encoding aminomethyl-transferring glycine dehydrogenase — MEFLLTVSSASSSFVDRHIGARRQADVEAMLKAVGYDTLDALVDTAVPNDIRQDSPLALAPALSEVEALAELRKLAAKNKTAVQMIGQGYYDTVTPPVIRRNILEAPAWYTAYTPYQPEISQGRLEALLNFQTMVQDLTGLPIANASLLDEATAVAEAVLLMRRANKKNEGKTVLDADCLPQTIAIVKGRAEALGFEVEVADLAQGLPDGDINGVVLQQPGVSGRVFDHSGVIAAAKERGALVTVAADLLALTLITPPGEQGADIAVGTAQRFGVPLFYGGPHAAYMAVQKGLERSLPGRLVGVSKDSAGVPAYRLALQTREQHIRREKATSNICTAQALLAIVASMYAVYHGPEGLKAIAETAHGHARTLAASLKAAGLDVLHTSFFDTVTVSVPGKAAAIVAAAEQKGINLRSIDADTVGISTDETTTTAIVADVLAAFGATAVEAGDGFALETAVERSSAYLQHPVFNTHRSETQLLRYIRKLSDRDLALDRTMIPLGSCTMKLNATAEMEAISWPEFASIHPFAPDSQTAGWRELIADLEGQLTEITGYDQVSIQPNAGSQGELAGLLAIRGYHRSRGDEQRNICLIPASAHGTNAASAVLAGMKVVVVATAADGTIDHADLYAKIEANKDALSCIMITYPSTHGVYDGDVREVCDAVHAAGGQVYVDGANLNALVGLAQPGKFGGDVSHLNLHKTFCIPHGGGGPGVGPVAAKAHLAPFMPGDAATWTEGNDVPISASRFGSAGVLPISWAYVKLMGGAGLTEATKSALLAANYVAASLNDFFPVLYTGEGGLVAHECILDLRELTAKTGVTAEDVAKRLIDYGFHAPTLAFPVAGTLMVEPTESEDLGEIDRFIKAMIAIRGEIDQVANGDFTVQNSPLRNAPHTAAAAISSDWDRAYPREQAVFPGHTHKQDKYFPPVGRIDGAAGDRNLVCSCPPLEAFEDNTAAFEN, encoded by the coding sequence ATGGAGTTCCTTTTGACCGTTAGTTCAGCCTCCTCGTCCTTCGTCGACCGGCATATCGGCGCCCGCCGCCAGGCCGACGTCGAAGCCATGCTCAAGGCCGTCGGCTACGACACCCTCGACGCGCTGGTTGATACGGCAGTGCCCAACGACATCCGCCAGGACTCCCCGCTGGCGCTCGCCCCCGCGCTGAGCGAAGTGGAAGCCCTCGCCGAACTCCGGAAGCTCGCGGCGAAGAACAAGACTGCCGTGCAGATGATCGGGCAGGGCTACTACGACACCGTGACGCCGCCGGTGATCCGCCGCAACATCCTCGAGGCCCCCGCCTGGTACACCGCGTACACCCCGTACCAGCCGGAGATCTCCCAGGGCCGGCTCGAGGCGCTGCTGAACTTCCAGACCATGGTCCAGGACCTGACCGGGCTGCCCATCGCCAACGCTTCCCTGCTGGATGAAGCCACGGCCGTGGCCGAGGCCGTGCTGCTGATGCGCCGGGCCAACAAGAAGAACGAGGGCAAGACCGTCCTGGACGCTGACTGCCTGCCGCAGACCATTGCCATCGTGAAGGGCCGCGCCGAAGCGCTTGGCTTCGAGGTGGAGGTCGCGGACCTCGCCCAGGGACTGCCCGACGGCGACATCAACGGCGTCGTGCTCCAGCAGCCCGGCGTTTCGGGCCGGGTCTTCGACCACTCCGGAGTGATTGCCGCCGCCAAGGAGCGCGGCGCGCTGGTGACGGTGGCCGCCGACCTGCTGGCCCTGACCCTCATCACGCCCCCGGGCGAGCAGGGCGCGGACATCGCCGTCGGCACCGCCCAGCGCTTCGGCGTGCCGCTGTTCTACGGCGGACCGCACGCCGCCTACATGGCCGTGCAGAAGGGTCTTGAGCGCTCGCTGCCCGGCCGGCTCGTGGGTGTCTCCAAGGACTCCGCAGGTGTTCCCGCCTACCGGCTGGCGCTGCAGACGCGAGAGCAGCACATCCGCCGCGAGAAGGCCACGTCCAACATCTGCACCGCGCAGGCCCTGCTGGCCATTGTGGCCTCGATGTACGCCGTGTACCACGGCCCGGAGGGTCTGAAGGCAATCGCCGAAACTGCCCACGGCCACGCCAGGACTCTCGCCGCGTCGCTCAAGGCTGCCGGGCTGGACGTCCTCCACACCAGCTTCTTCGACACCGTGACGGTCTCCGTCCCGGGCAAGGCGGCCGCCATCGTCGCCGCCGCCGAGCAGAAGGGCATCAACCTCCGCAGCATCGACGCCGACACCGTTGGCATCTCCACGGATGAAACCACGACGACGGCCATTGTCGCCGACGTTCTCGCCGCCTTTGGTGCCACGGCAGTGGAGGCGGGTGACGGTTTCGCGCTGGAGACCGCCGTCGAACGTTCCTCCGCGTACCTGCAGCATCCGGTGTTCAACACGCACCGCTCCGAAACGCAACTGTTGCGCTACATCCGGAAGCTTTCCGACCGCGACCTTGCCCTGGACCGGACCATGATCCCGCTGGGTTCGTGCACCATGAAGTTGAACGCGACGGCTGAGATGGAGGCCATCTCCTGGCCGGAATTCGCCTCGATCCACCCGTTCGCCCCGGACTCCCAGACCGCGGGCTGGCGCGAACTGATCGCCGACCTTGAGGGGCAGCTGACGGAGATCACCGGCTACGACCAGGTGTCCATCCAGCCCAACGCCGGGTCGCAGGGCGAGCTCGCGGGCCTGCTGGCCATCCGCGGTTACCACCGCTCCCGCGGTGATGAGCAGCGCAACATCTGCCTGATCCCGGCATCCGCGCACGGCACCAACGCCGCCTCGGCCGTGCTGGCCGGCATGAAGGTGGTCGTGGTGGCCACTGCCGCCGACGGCACCATCGACCACGCGGACCTGTACGCCAAGATCGAGGCCAACAAGGATGCGCTCTCCTGCATCATGATCACGTACCCGTCCACGCACGGGGTATACGACGGCGATGTCCGCGAGGTCTGCGACGCCGTGCATGCCGCCGGCGGCCAGGTGTACGTCGATGGCGCGAACCTCAACGCGCTGGTGGGCCTGGCGCAGCCGGGCAAGTTCGGCGGGGACGTCTCGCACCTGAACCTGCACAAGACCTTCTGCATCCCGCACGGCGGCGGCGGACCGGGCGTCGGCCCCGTCGCAGCCAAGGCCCACCTCGCCCCGTTCATGCCGGGCGACGCGGCGACCTGGACGGAGGGCAACGACGTCCCGATCTCCGCGTCGCGCTTCGGCTCCGCGGGCGTGCTGCCCATCTCCTGGGCGTACGTGAAGCTCATGGGCGGGGCTGGCCTGACCGAGGCCACCAAGTCTGCGCTGCTCGCAGCCAACTACGTGGCGGCCAGCCTGAACGACTTCTTCCCCGTGCTCTACACGGGCGAAGGCGGCCTTGTGGCGCACGAGTGCATCCTGGACCTGCGCGAACTGACGGCCAAGACCGGCGTCACCGCCGAGGATGTGGCCAAGCGGCTGATCGACTACGGTTTCCACGCGCCCACGCTGGCGTTCCCGGTGGCGGGAACGCTGATGGTGGAGCCCACCGAGTCCGAGGACCTGGGCGAAATCGACCGGTTCATCAAGGCCATGATCGCCATCCGCGGCGAGATCGACCAGGTGGCCAACGGAGACTTTACGGTCCAGAACTCGCCGCTGCGGAACGCACCGCACACCGCGGCCGCCGCGATCAGCTCCGACTGGGACCGCGCCTACCCGCGCGAGCAGGCCGTCTTCCCCGGGCACACGCACAAGCAGGACAAGTACTTCCCGCCGGTGGGCCGCATCGACGGCGCAGCGGGTGACCGCAACCTGGTCTGCTCCTGCCCACCTCTCGAAGCGTTCGAGGACAACACAGCAGCGTTCGAAAACTAA
- a CDS encoding TetR/AcrR family transcriptional regulator has protein sequence MPRKPVARGAVLDAFESLLIEVGERAATLDAVAARAGVSKGGLLYHFPNKEALIGVLLDRLDEFAEADAQAMAAAPEGAAAYFIKSSVWADTPLDRAIVAATRLAEVAHEETRRRFAHIQQRWLDEIARDVGPGLAKAVLYMGDGLYFNAMLSIGPAATPSETAADVESLLAALDRLRG, from the coding sequence ATGCCCAGAAAACCGGTCGCGCGCGGCGCAGTCCTCGATGCCTTCGAATCCCTCCTGATTGAGGTGGGGGAGCGCGCTGCCACACTCGACGCCGTGGCCGCCCGCGCCGGCGTCTCCAAGGGCGGGCTCCTGTACCACTTTCCGAACAAGGAGGCGCTGATCGGCGTCCTGCTGGACCGGCTGGATGAGTTCGCCGAGGCGGATGCCCAGGCCATGGCAGCGGCCCCCGAGGGTGCTGCCGCCTACTTCATCAAGTCATCGGTCTGGGCCGATACGCCGCTGGACCGGGCCATCGTGGCTGCCACCCGGCTCGCCGAAGTGGCGCACGAGGAAACGCGGCGCCGGTTCGCCCACATCCAGCAGCGGTGGCTTGATGAGATCGCACGCGATGTCGGACCGGGCCTGGCCAAGGCTGTTTTGTACATGGGTGACGGGCTCTACTTCAACGCCATGCTGTCCATTGGCCCCGCCGCGACCCCGTCCGAGACGGCTGCGGACGTCGAAAGCCTCCTTGCCGCCCTTGACCGGCTGCGGGGGTAG